From one Mytilus edulis chromosome 1, xbMytEdul2.2, whole genome shotgun sequence genomic stretch:
- the LOC139526263 gene encoding BTB/POZ domain-containing protein 19-like, with product MSNDLKMEGNIAEFAKEMKKIINNKEHSDVKFKIGPNRKAFYAHRCILSARSAIFKALFAEQTPNRDVEIPLPDTSPEIFQAMLEFMYTNCVSLTPKIALDTFGVSIEYGLDELRKLAALYLVENLSVHNACECLQVAVTYSNIELLGATLRFIEEHTEAVLKSKAFQELSDESMNEILQSDNLQMDEIELLKYVKDWATINSTVLEKSVSEVARKVIPKIRFSLLSPEELEKIEKDNKKDNLIPIDCFNNSWRFHATKKGDPSNPLMKRRKGTENRDHLKYLDQ from the exons tgATGTTAAGTTCAAAATTGGACCAAACAGAAAAGCTTTTTACGCTCACAGATGTATTTTATCAGCAAGATCAGCCATATTTAAAGCATTGTTTGCTGAACAGACCCCCAACAGAGACGTAGAGATTCCTCTACCGGACACATCACCAGAAATATTTCAGGCCATGTTAGAGTTTATGTATACAAACTGTGTATCGCTCACACCTAAAATT GCTTTAGATACATTTGGAGTGTCAATTGAATATGGATTAGATGAACTTAGAAAA CTTGCAGCATTATACCTGGTAGAAAATCTTAGTGTGCACAATGCTTGTGAATGTCTACAAGTAGCTGTCACTTATAGTAACATTGAACTATTGGGGGCTACTCTCAGATTCATAGAGGAACACACAGAA GCTGTTCTGAAGTCCAAAGCATTCCAAGAACTTTCTGATGAATCTATGAATGAAATTCTACAGAGTGATAACTTACAAATGGATGAAATTGAACTACTGAAATATGTCAAAGACTGGGCAACCATAAACTCA ACAGTATTAGAAAAATCAGTGAGTGAAGTAGCCAGAAAAGTAATACCTAAGATTAGATTTTCATTGCTGTCTCCTGAAGAATTAGAGAAGATagaaaaagacaataaaaaagaCAATCTTATTCCT ATTGATTGTTTTAACAATTCATGGCGTTTTCATGCCACCAAGAAAGGTGACCCATCAAATCCTCTCATGAAGAGAAGAAAGGGCACAGAAAACAGAGATCATTTAAAGTACTTGGACCAGTAA